Proteins encoded together in one Kingella oralis window:
- a CDS encoding sugar transferase has protein sequence MKPTPSLTLRLITGILLIAATTALYRWQKPLPLSDIKIINSAAISLAGYALSALSINKLLYFPGRQSWLNILPTVGIAYSSVFGIAALFFVTFSNSFVLSNGILTALFFLADYRRHSRRTPLMAYIPLGRAREADQIPHANWLRLDQAQLPHNSVQAIVADLHSPDLGATWQRFLADCTLHNIPVYNIRQIEESLTGRVKIRHLYENDLGSLLPPPAYMLIKRIMDIALITLSLPITLPLMCLTALAVVLESRGGALFTQNRIGQGGREFTIYKFRSMAKNSEAHGAQLAQIGDARVTRVGKFIRKTRLDELPQFWNILRGDMSLIGPRPEQRVFVEQFNQRIPFYNYRHIVKPGLSGWAQVTQGYAGNEDETQIKLEHDFYYIKHFSLSLDILIIFKTIKTILTGFGAR, from the coding sequence ATGAAACCCACCCCCTCGCTCACCCTGCGCCTGATAACAGGCATCCTACTCATCGCCGCCACCACCGCGCTATACCGCTGGCAAAAACCCCTGCCCCTCTCCGACATCAAAATCATCAACAGCGCCGCCATCAGCCTCGCGGGCTACGCGCTATCCGCCCTATCCATCAACAAACTGCTCTATTTCCCCGGCCGCCAAAGCTGGCTCAACATCCTGCCCACCGTAGGCATCGCATACAGCAGCGTGTTTGGCATCGCCGCCCTGTTTTTTGTTACCTTTTCCAACAGCTTTGTGTTAAGCAACGGCATTCTCACCGCCCTGTTTTTCCTTGCCGATTACCGCCGCCACAGCCGCCGCACCCCGCTGATGGCATACATCCCACTCGGGCGCGCCCGCGAAGCCGACCAAATCCCCCATGCCAACTGGCTGCGATTAGACCAAGCCCAACTGCCGCACAACAGCGTGCAAGCCATCGTTGCCGACCTACACAGCCCCGATTTGGGTGCAACATGGCAACGCTTTCTTGCCGACTGCACGCTGCACAACATCCCCGTTTACAACATCCGCCAAATAGAAGAATCGCTCACAGGGCGCGTGAAAATCCGCCATCTCTACGAAAACGACCTTGGCTCGCTGCTGCCCCCGCCCGCCTATATGCTGATTAAACGCATCATGGACATCGCCCTGATTACGCTCAGCCTGCCCATCACCCTGCCGCTAATGTGCCTCACCGCGCTGGCGGTGGTGCTGGAAAGCCGAGGCGGCGCGCTGTTCACCCAAAACCGCATCGGGCAAGGCGGGCGCGAATTTACCATCTACAAATTCCGCAGCATGGCAAAAAATTCCGAAGCGCACGGCGCGCAGCTTGCCCAGATTGGCGACGCACGAGTAACCCGCGTGGGCAAATTTATCCGCAAAACGCGGCTGGACGAGCTGCCCCAGTTTTGGAACATTTTGCGCGGCGACATGAGCCTCATCGGCCCGCGCCCCGAGCAGCGCGTGTTTGTAGAACAATTTAACCAGCGCATCCCGTTTTACAACTACCGCCACATCGTGAAACCGGGTTTATCGGGCTGGGCGCAAGTAACCCAAGGCTACGCAGGCAACGAAGACGAAACCCAAATCAAGCTGGAACACGATTTTTACTACATCAAACACTTCTCGCTTTCGCTGGACATCCTGATTATCTTCAAAACCATCAAAACCATTTTGACAGGCTTTGGCGCAAGGTAG
- the galE gene encoding UDP-glucose 4-epimerase GalE produces MNILITGGAGYIGSHTAIELINAGHTAIILDNLDNASPKVLQRIQEITGVAPMFYQGDIRDRSILQKIFAEHKIHSVLHCAALKAVGESVRQPLRYYDNNITGSLILLEEMQKAGVHSIVFSSSATVYGDPEIVPITENSPTGATTNPYGTSKHMMERMMQDHQHAEPDWSVILLRYFNPIGAHPSGKIGEQPNGIPNNLLPYVCQVAAGKLKQLAVFGNDYPTPDGTGVRDYIHVVDLAIGHLKAIEQKSQTAGTHIYNLGTGQGYSVLDIVHAFEAASGQRVPYAIKPRRAGDIATCYADPAKAQAELGWKAERDLPTMMQDAWRWQSQNPNGYDD; encoded by the coding sequence ATGAACATCCTCATCACAGGCGGCGCAGGCTACATCGGCAGCCACACCGCCATAGAACTCATCAACGCAGGGCACACCGCCATCATCCTAGACAACTTGGACAACGCCTCGCCCAAAGTGCTGCAACGCATCCAAGAAATCACAGGCGTTGCCCCCATGTTCTACCAAGGCGACATCCGCGACCGCAGCATCCTGCAAAAAATCTTCGCCGAACACAAAATCCACAGCGTATTGCATTGCGCCGCGCTCAAAGCCGTGGGCGAAAGCGTGCGCCAACCTCTGCGCTATTACGACAACAACATCACAGGCAGCCTGATTTTGCTAGAAGAAATGCAAAAAGCAGGCGTGCACAGCATTGTGTTCAGCTCATCCGCCACCGTTTACGGCGACCCCGAAATCGTGCCCATCACCGAAAACAGCCCCACAGGCGCAACCACCAACCCCTACGGCACATCCAAACACATGATGGAACGCATGATGCAAGACCACCAACACGCCGAACCCGATTGGAGCGTTATCCTGCTGCGCTACTTCAACCCCATCGGTGCCCACCCCAGCGGCAAAATCGGCGAACAACCCAACGGCATCCCCAACAACCTACTGCCCTACGTCTGCCAAGTCGCCGCAGGCAAACTCAAACAACTCGCCGTATTCGGCAACGACTACCCCACCCCCGACGGCACCGGCGTGCGCGACTACATCCACGTTGTCGATTTAGCTATCGGACACCTCAAAGCCATAGAACAAAAATCCCAAACCGCAGGCACGCATATCTACAACCTTGGCACAGGGCAAGGCTATTCCGTGCTAGACATCGTGCACGCCTTTGAAGCCGCATCAGGACAACGCGTGCCCTACGCCATCAAACCGCGCCGCGCGGGCGACATCGCCACCTGCTATGCCGACCCCGCCAAAGCCCAAGCCGAGCTAGGCTGGAAAGCCGAACGCGACCTGCCCACCATGATGCAAGACGCATGGCGCTGGCAAAGCCAAAACCCCAACGGGTATGACGACTAA
- a CDS encoding PepSY domain-containing protein gives MKFNTNKTAAVLFAALFAAVSTPALAGGDYLHYEQNRASYITHEKAAQIAVAKVGSGQATEVEFDRSRNKPDHFDVDVRTANGQKYEVEVDAKTGAVLSSHLDD, from the coding sequence ATGAAATTCAACACCAACAAAACCGCTGCCGTTTTATTTGCCGCATTGTTTGCTGCCGTTTCCACGCCCGCGCTGGCGGGCGGCGATTATTTGCACTACGAGCAAAACCGCGCCAGCTACATCACCCACGAAAAAGCGGCGCAGATTGCCGTTGCCAAAGTGGGCAGTGGGCAGGCAACCGAGGTGGAATTTGACCGCAGCCGCAACAAGCCCGACCATTTTGACGTGGACGTGCGCACGGCAAACGGGCAGAAATACGAAGTGGAAGTGGATGCCAAAACGGGCGCGGTGCTGTCCAGCCATTTGGACGATTGA
- the pseB gene encoding UDP-N-acetylglucosamine 4,6-dehydratase (inverting): MLSNSTILITGGTGSFGNTFVPMTLARYNPKKIIILSRDEMKQWDMAKKYQGDKRVRFFIGDVRDKDRLYRALDGVDYVVHAAATKIVPTAEYNPFECVKTNINGAMNLIDACIDKGVKKVVALSTDKASSPVNLYGATKLASDKLFVAGNAYSGEHGTRFAVVRYGNVMGSRGSVIPFFLSVRHTGELPITDPRMTRFMISLEQGVDLVWHAFDDMVGGEIYVKKIPSMNICDLARAVAPECAQKTVGIRPGEKLHEQMIGAEDSWHTYEYPEHFKILPAINGWDKTPERIKDGKPVPEGFVYASDNNSEWMSQEELQAWIAENQHKIGKI, from the coding sequence ATGTTAAGCAACTCCACCATTCTGATTACAGGCGGCACCGGCTCATTCGGCAACACCTTCGTCCCCATGACCCTAGCCCGTTACAACCCCAAAAAAATCATCATCCTCTCCCGCGACGAAATGAAGCAGTGGGACATGGCGAAAAAATACCAGGGCGACAAGCGCGTGCGCTTTTTTATCGGCGACGTGCGCGACAAAGACCGCCTGTACCGCGCGCTGGACGGCGTGGATTACGTGGTCCACGCCGCCGCCACCAAAATCGTCCCCACCGCCGAATACAACCCGTTTGAGTGCGTCAAAACCAACATCAACGGCGCGATGAACCTGATAGATGCCTGCATCGACAAAGGCGTGAAAAAAGTCGTCGCCCTCTCCACCGACAAAGCCAGCAGCCCCGTAAACCTTTACGGCGCCACCAAGCTCGCCAGCGACAAACTCTTCGTGGCCGGCAACGCCTATTCCGGCGAACACGGCACACGCTTTGCCGTCGTGCGCTACGGCAACGTGATGGGTTCGCGCGGCTCGGTGATTCCGTTTTTCCTATCCGTGCGCCACACGGGCGAGCTGCCCATCACCGACCCGCGCATGACGCGCTTTATGATTTCGCTGGAACAAGGCGTAGATCTGGTTTGGCACGCCTTTGACGACATGGTGGGCGGCGAAATTTATGTGAAAAAAATCCCGTCGATGAACATTTGCGACCTTGCCCGCGCCGTCGCCCCCGAATGCGCGCAAAAAACCGTCGGCATCCGCCCCGGCGAAAAACTACACGAGCAAATGATAGGCGCGGAAGATTCATGGCACACCTACGAATACCCCGAGCATTTCAAAATCCTGCCTGCCATCAACGGCTGGGACAAAACGCCCGAGCGCATCAAAGACGGCAAACCCGTGCCCGAAGGCTTTGTGTACGCCAGCGACAACAATAGCGAATGGATGTCGCAAGAAGAATTGCAAGCGTGGATTGCCGAGAACCAGCATAAAATTGGCAAGATTTGA
- a CDS encoding PepSY domain-containing protein, with the protein MIKIQLDPNGKEKLQEAAKKSAQQGKTAVRWLGRKIKQLKPTRKTVLKGGVLALLLGIAAAAGANYLPKMTGQSNITAVQAAQAAFGVTNGGIITEAEFDIGKRGSRYEFEILSGGRKYEVNVDAMSGKAWVDED; encoded by the coding sequence ATGATAAAAATCCAATTAGACCCCAACGGCAAAGAGAAGCTGCAAGAGGCGGCGAAAAAATCGGCGCAGCAGGGCAAAACCGCCGTGCGCTGGCTGGGGCGAAAAATCAAGCAACTGAAACCCACGCGCAAAACGGTGCTCAAAGGCGGCGTGTTGGCGTTGCTGCTGGGCATTGCGGCGGCGGCCGGAGCGAATTATCTGCCCAAAATGACGGGGCAGAGCAACATCACCGCGGTGCAAGCGGCGCAGGCGGCGTTCGGCGTAACCAACGGCGGCATCATCACCGAGGCGGAGTTTGACATCGGCAAACGCGGCAGCCGCTATGAGTTTGAGATTTTGAGCGGCGGGCGCAAGTATGAGGTGAACGTGGACGCGATGAGCGGCAAGGCTTGGGTGGATGAGGATTGA
- the smc gene encoding chromosome segregation protein SMC, translated as MRLTQIKLAGFKSFIDPTTIHVPSQLVAVIGPNGCGKSNVIDAVRWVLGESSAKQLRGESMQDVISNGAATRRPAPRASVELVFDNSDHVLQGAWGQYAEIAIKRQLTRQGDSSYFINNQAVRRRDITDLFLGTGVGTKGYAVIEQGMISRIIEARPEELRVYIEEAAGISKYKERRRETATRLDDTRDHLQRLADLQTELARQVEKLHAQAATAEQYRSLKSELAQNQNLSDYIQWQNALAQADAAQAQHADAQAQQAHNQATSDSLNQRIQELRLAEREQQQQHDALQQQHAQSREHIARLEEQIRAQHAQNERAERDRQSAQAQLHKLRQQHANTLAEREALLQQAQEKNSELAELALIVAEHEARLPELEAAEQTSQHNHQSQHDQIGSLKREHALKQQQQQHIQATLANHRSRLQRLADELAQLGAADNPALQQAKDAAQTLQHQCQAAEIQWQHRQAQLGSLKTQQQKAQAHYHTLHQQHIAAQAQQQAIAQILHSSAPNDFWANTDYAQTPSLWQQLTAPEAWQHAISVVLAERLHAKKLPAEAALPSPLPQGAAAWLNQTHPIGKKTQPAQALLNQIQAHKDFQAALHDWLDGILCAPDLDYAIAHQSELAPQQIWLTPQGHRVDKHSITLYHAASGSNLIQQKAQHDELTAQLATLAPQLAAAQQQAEDAQTALAQAEEAHSQAQEHYRELLSQLQQAQNHANQLTERSNQAQLRREHIAQEQAQLQDEIELLAQQSDSLAEDSDTLAQSLDELEHQFDTLSGSLKTQQHALKTAQLALLEANRQYGAAELEQHKIQQRADSLAEQAAQILLQQQDWQQRIEEATLAQEADEAGSELAEQLLIAQEASAELAERIAAAQETLVHTQAQGQELFNQAQALAAELPQIQAAVQNALLQQQQAELNAQRYHEQLTERGADLAALAVAEHSGSLKSLSQHINRLLAQIEALGAVNLAALDELAEAQQRSDYYRSQSEDVQNAIALLKEAIAQIDHETQTRFLETFHAVNTKMQSIFPTLFGGGEATLQLTDSDPLSAGISIMARPIGKKNSSIHLLSGGEKALTAMSLVFALFSLNPAPFCLLDEVDAPLDDANTSRFCQLVKEMAAQTQFLYISHNRLTMEMAEQLIGVTMQEKGVSRIVAVDIKQAMQMAEAA; from the coding sequence ATGCGTCTCACCCAAATCAAACTTGCCGGATTCAAATCCTTTATCGACCCCACCACCATCCACGTTCCCAGCCAACTTGTCGCCGTTATCGGGCCCAACGGCTGCGGCAAATCCAACGTCATCGATGCCGTGCGCTGGGTGTTGGGCGAATCGTCCGCCAAGCAGCTGCGCGGCGAATCCATGCAAGACGTTATTTCCAACGGCGCCGCCACCCGCCGCCCCGCGCCGCGCGCCTCGGTGGAGCTGGTGTTTGACAACAGCGACCACGTTTTGCAAGGCGCGTGGGGGCAATACGCCGAAATCGCCATCAAACGCCAGCTCACGCGCCAAGGTGATTCCAGCTATTTCATCAACAACCAAGCCGTGCGCCGCCGCGACATCACCGACCTATTCCTAGGCACAGGCGTGGGCACCAAAGGCTACGCCGTGATAGAGCAGGGCATGATTTCACGCATCATCGAAGCCCGCCCCGAAGAATTGCGCGTGTATATAGAAGAAGCCGCAGGCATTTCCAAATACAAAGAACGCCGCCGCGAAACCGCCACGCGGCTAGACGACACGCGCGACCACTTGCAACGCCTCGCCGACCTGCAAACCGAGCTTGCCCGCCAAGTGGAAAAACTGCACGCCCAAGCCGCCACCGCCGAGCAATACCGCAGCCTGAAAAGCGAATTGGCGCAAAATCAAAACCTATCCGACTACATCCAATGGCAAAACGCCCTTGCCCAAGCCGATGCCGCCCAAGCGCAGCACGCCGATGCCCAAGCGCAACAGGCGCACAACCAAGCCACTAGCGACAGCCTTAACCAACGCATCCAAGAGTTGCGCCTTGCCGAGCGCGAGCAACAGCAGCAACACGATGCCCTGCAACAGCAACACGCCCAATCGCGCGAACACATCGCCCGCCTAGAAGAACAAATCCGCGCCCAACACGCACAAAACGAACGCGCCGAGCGTGACCGCCAATCCGCCCAAGCCCAGTTGCACAAACTGCGCCAGCAACACGCCAACACCCTAGCCGAGCGCGAAGCCCTGCTGCAACAAGCGCAAGAAAAAAACAGCGAACTCGCCGAACTTGCCCTGATTGTTGCCGAACACGAAGCTCGCCTGCCCGAGCTAGAAGCCGCCGAGCAAACCAGCCAACACAATCACCAAAGCCAGCACGACCAAATCGGCAGCCTGAAACGCGAACACGCGCTCAAACAACAGCAGCAACAACACATCCAAGCCACCCTTGCCAACCACCGCAGCCGCCTGCAACGCCTAGCAGACGAACTCGCCCAGCTTGGCGCAGCCGACAACCCCGCCTTGCAACAAGCCAAAGATGCCGCCCAAACCCTGCAACACCAATGCCAAGCCGCCGAAATCCAATGGCAACACCGCCAAGCCCAATTAGGCAGCCTGAAAACGCAGCAGCAAAAAGCCCAAGCGCATTATCACACCCTCCATCAGCAACACATCGCCGCGCAAGCCCAGCAGCAAGCCATCGCCCAAATCCTGCACAGCAGCGCGCCCAACGACTTTTGGGCAAACACCGACTACGCCCAAACTCCCAGCCTGTGGCAACAGCTCACCGCCCCCGAAGCATGGCAACACGCCATCAGCGTGGTGCTTGCCGAACGCTTGCACGCCAAAAAGCTGCCCGCCGAAGCCGCCTTGCCCAGCCCCTTGCCGCAAGGCGCAGCCGCATGGCTCAACCAAACGCATCCCATCGGCAAGAAAACCCAGCCCGCCCAAGCCCTACTCAATCAAATCCAAGCGCATAAAGATTTTCAGGCTGCCTTACACGACTGGCTGGACGGCATCCTCTGCGCCCCCGATTTGGATTACGCCATCGCCCACCAAAGCGAACTTGCCCCGCAGCAAATATGGCTCACGCCGCAAGGGCATCGCGTGGACAAACACAGCATCACGCTGTACCACGCCGCCAGCGGTTCAAACCTTATCCAGCAAAAAGCCCAACACGACGAACTCACCGCGCAGCTTGCCACCCTCGCCCCCCAGCTTGCCGCTGCCCAACAGCAAGCCGAAGATGCACAAACCGCGCTTGCCCAAGCCGAAGAAGCGCACAGCCAAGCGCAAGAACACTACCGCGAATTGTTAAGCCAACTGCAACAAGCGCAAAACCACGCCAACCAGCTTACCGAGCGCAGCAACCAAGCCCAGCTTCGCCGCGAACACATCGCCCAAGAGCAAGCCCAGTTGCAAGACGAAATAGAACTGCTTGCCCAACAAAGCGACAGCCTAGCCGAAGACAGCGATACCCTTGCCCAATCGCTAGACGAGTTGGAACACCAATTTGACACGCTATCAGGCAGCCTGAAAACGCAGCAACACGCCCTCAAAACCGCCCAGCTCGCCCTGTTGGAAGCCAATCGCCAATACGGCGCAGCCGAATTGGAACAACACAAAATCCAACAACGCGCCGATAGCCTTGCCGAGCAAGCCGCGCAAATTTTGCTGCAACAGCAAGACTGGCAGCAGCGCATAGAAGAAGCCACGCTCGCCCAAGAAGCCGATGAAGCTGGCAGCGAGCTTGCCGAGCAGTTGCTCATCGCCCAAGAAGCCAGCGCCGAGCTTGCCGAGCGCATCGCCGCCGCGCAAGAAACGCTTGTTCACACCCAAGCGCAAGGGCAAGAGCTGTTTAACCAAGCCCAAGCGCTTGCCGCCGAGCTGCCGCAAATTCAGGCTGCCGTGCAAAACGCGCTGTTGCAACAGCAGCAAGCCGAGCTTAACGCCCAGCGTTACCACGAACAGCTTACCGAACGCGGCGCAGATTTAGCCGCCCTTGCCGTTGCCGAGCATTCAGGCAGCCTGAAAAGCCTATCGCAACACATCAACCGCCTGCTGGCGCAAATCGAAGCCTTGGGCGCGGTGAACCTTGCCGCGCTGGACGAGCTTGCCGAAGCCCAGCAGCGCAGCGATTACTACCGCAGCCAAAGCGAAGACGTGCAAAACGCCATCGCCCTGCTGAAAGAAGCCATCGCCCAAATTGACCACGAAACCCAAACCCGCTTCTTGGAAACCTTCCACGCCGTCAACACCAAAATGCAAAGCATCTTCCCCACGCTGTTTGGCGGCGGCGAAGCCACCTTGCAGCTTACCGACAGCGACCCGCTCAGCGCAGGCATCAGCATCATGGCGCGCCCCATCGGCAAGAAAAACAGCTCCATCCACCTATTGAGCGGCGGCGAAAAAGCCCTTACCGCCATGAGCCTCGTGTTTGCGCTGTTCAGCCTGAACCCCGCGCCATTTTGCCTGCTGGACGAAGTGGACGCGCCGCTGGACGATGCCAACACCAGCCGTTTTTGCCAGCTGGTGAAAGAAATGGCAGCGCAAACCCAGTTTCTCTATATCTCGCACAACCGCCTCACCATGGAAATGGCAGAGCAGCTCATCGGCGTAACCATGCAAGAAAAAGGCGTATCGCGCATTGTTGCCGTGGATATTAAACAAGCCATGCAAATGGCAGAGGCAGCCTGA
- a CDS encoding alpha/beta hydrolase: MKTRLLRLFAWLAALYAAVLCVLYFQQENLLFHPSKISARYAYAFRLPHEEIALPVNGAVLNGLHFRPPHAHSKGAVLFFHGNAGALDSWGEVAQRFAELGYDSYAFDYRGYGKSSGQIHSQADLLADAERMAQYVRQRFPAGSIIVVGNSIGNGMAAHAAAQLRTPKLVLISPYFRLRDLICEKMPFVPPFLIKYPLPTADYLATTPNTQVLIFHGTHDTLIPALHGQRLAQTLGARAQYHELPAGHNDMFSQAALWQTLEQALP; the protein is encoded by the coding sequence ATGAAAACCCGCCTTTTACGATTATTCGCATGGCTTGCCGCACTCTACGCCGCCGTGTTATGCGTGCTCTATTTCCAACAAGAAAACCTGCTGTTCCACCCCAGCAAAATCTCCGCCCGCTACGCCTACGCTTTCAGGCTGCCACATGAAGAAATCGCCTTGCCCGTAAACGGCGCAGTGCTCAATGGGCTGCATTTTCGCCCGCCCCATGCTCATAGCAAAGGCGCGGTTTTGTTTTTCCACGGCAACGCAGGCGCACTGGATAGCTGGGGCGAAGTGGCGCAACGCTTTGCCGAGCTGGGCTACGACAGCTATGCGTTTGACTATCGTGGCTACGGCAAAAGCAGCGGGCAAATCCACAGCCAAGCCGATTTGCTCGCCGATGCCGAGCGCATGGCGCAATATGTGCGCCAACGTTTCCCCGCCGGGTCAATCATTGTGGTGGGCAATTCCATTGGCAACGGCATGGCGGCGCACGCTGCCGCGCAGTTGCGCACGCCCAAGCTGGTGTTGATTTCGCCCTATTTTCGCCTGCGCGATTTAATCTGCGAAAAAATGCCGTTTGTGCCGCCGTTTCTCATCAAATATCCGCTGCCCACCGCCGACTATCTCGCCACCACGCCCAACACGCAGGTGCTGATTTTCCACGGCACGCACGACACGCTGATTCCCGCTCTTCACGGGCAACGGCTGGCGCAAACCTTGGGCGCACGGGCGCAGTATCACGAATTGCCCGCCGGGCACAACGATATGTTTAGCCAAGCGGCGTTATGGCAAACGCTGGAACAAGCGTTGCCATGA